One segment of Formicincola oecophyllae DNA contains the following:
- a CDS encoding tetratricopeptide repeat protein: MLSDSMARGLESRWKLGTGALAVVALAACMAVRPAHAQVDAEPLDSPEPISGPSAGGGSASGTLVGRLLQRVSALEAQNRQIRGELDQLSNSVRRNQATMAKKLDDMRFELSQNGGGAAAPTPAEAPAPTPSKGSAKQLTLKSSGTGAAPAAPAAEGSVGAVRAALLAHSYARALDDAELLVRKASSTPAKAEARYWLGRSEGGVKDYRAAAVAYYDSYKLAPRGVHAPEDLLGVAASMLELGAGKKPAACQALDKLHQEFPAASGSVKAAESKLRRRAGCP, translated from the coding sequence ATGTTGAGTGACAGCATGGCGCGGGGCCTTGAATCACGCTGGAAGCTGGGCACAGGCGCATTGGCCGTGGTGGCGCTTGCCGCATGCATGGCGGTGCGTCCAGCCCATGCGCAGGTGGATGCTGAGCCACTGGACAGCCCAGAGCCCATCTCTGGCCCTAGTGCTGGCGGTGGGTCTGCCAGTGGCACATTGGTGGGGCGCCTGTTGCAGCGTGTGAGCGCGCTGGAGGCCCAGAATCGCCAAATACGCGGCGAGCTGGACCAGCTTTCCAACAGCGTCAGGCGCAACCAGGCCACCATGGCCAAGAAGCTTGACGATATGCGCTTTGAGCTTTCACAAAATGGTGGTGGCGCTGCAGCGCCCACACCAGCAGAAGCGCCCGCGCCAACCCCCTCCAAGGGGAGCGCCAAGCAGCTTACCCTCAAGTCATCTGGTACAGGGGCTGCCCCTGCAGCGCCTGCGGCTGAAGGTAGCGTGGGGGCTGTGCGCGCAGCCTTGCTGGCGCATTCCTACGCGCGCGCCCTTGATGATGCGGAGCTTCTGGTGCGCAAAGCTTCCTCCACCCCTGCCAAAGCGGAAGCACGCTATTGGCTGGGCCGCAGTGAAGGCGGCGTGAAGGATTACCGCGCCGCTGCTGTGGCTTACTACGATTCCTACAAGCTGGCCCCCCGTGGCGTGCACGCCCCAGAAGACTTGCTTGGCGTGGCGGCATCCATGTTGGAACTGGGCGCTGGCAAGAAGCCGGCTGCCTGCCAAGCTTTGGACAAGCTGCACCAGGAGTTTCCAGCTGCTTCAGGTAGCGTCAAAGCGGCGGAAAGCAAATTGCGCCGCCGTGCTGGCTGCCCTTGA
- the ftsH gene encoding ATP-dependent zinc metalloprotease FtsH yields the protein MKNTGRNVAVWVVIVLMIIVGLTALQTNVSHQAVQKIAYSDFVHDVANHEVRSVTLREHDVRGVLTNGTAFDTYAPFDPDLISLLTRNNVEVTAHPPESDESPILRFVAAYLPLALMLGLGFMVFRQMQQGGGARGAMGFGKSRAKLLSEKQGKVTFADVAGIDEAKAELEEVVDFLKDPQKFTRLGGKIPKGVLLVGPPGTGKTLLARSVAGEANVPFFSISGSDFVEMFVGVGASRVRDMFEQGKKAAPCIIFIDEIDAVGRHRGMGMGGGNDEREQTLNQMLVEMDGFESNEGVILIAATNRPDVLDPALLRPGRFDRQVVVPNPDVSGREQILRVHMKKLPLSSDVDPRVIARGTPGFSGAELSNLVNEAALFAARQGSRCVTMKQFEEAKDKVMMGSERRSMVMTEDEKRRTAYHEGAHALCAAMTPGSDAIHKATIVPRGQALGMVMTLPEKDNISYSRKWCLARLVIAMGGRIGEEVMFGTEEVSAGASGDIKGASQIARRMVTQWGMSDRMGMVAYDDPQTVSAKMQNEVDEEVRRLIDEAYVQAKSLVQANMDILHRLASALLERETLTGDEIKAIIKGQTLGNGPEGHGPGAGPHAPAGSAAAPAHGRSSLPQVTAAARSHHGDQPAEA from the coding sequence ATGAAGAACACTGGCCGGAATGTGGCTGTTTGGGTCGTCATTGTCCTGATGATCATCGTGGGATTGACGGCACTGCAGACCAATGTCAGTCACCAGGCTGTTCAAAAGATCGCCTATTCTGATTTTGTCCATGACGTGGCCAACCATGAGGTGCGTTCCGTCACCCTCAGGGAACACGACGTGCGCGGCGTGCTGACCAACGGCACTGCCTTTGACACCTATGCGCCTTTTGACCCTGACCTCATCTCTCTGTTGACGCGCAACAATGTTGAGGTCACAGCCCACCCGCCAGAAAGCGATGAAAGCCCCATCCTGCGTTTTGTGGCAGCCTACCTGCCGCTGGCGCTGATGCTGGGGCTGGGTTTCATGGTGTTCCGCCAAATGCAGCAGGGCGGTGGCGCCCGTGGCGCCATGGGGTTTGGCAAGTCGCGCGCCAAGCTGCTGAGCGAGAAGCAAGGCAAGGTCACCTTCGCGGACGTGGCCGGCATTGACGAAGCCAAGGCCGAGCTTGAGGAAGTGGTAGATTTCCTCAAAGACCCTCAGAAGTTCACCCGCCTTGGCGGTAAGATCCCCAAAGGCGTTCTTCTGGTGGGACCGCCCGGCACAGGCAAGACCTTGCTGGCGCGTTCTGTCGCTGGTGAGGCCAACGTGCCTTTCTTCAGCATCTCCGGCTCTGATTTTGTGGAGATGTTCGTTGGCGTGGGCGCTTCCCGTGTGCGCGACATGTTCGAGCAAGGCAAGAAAGCCGCCCCCTGCATTATCTTCATTGATGAGATTGACGCTGTCGGCCGTCACCGTGGCATGGGCATGGGCGGCGGCAATGATGAGCGCGAGCAGACCCTTAACCAGATGCTGGTGGAGATGGACGGCTTTGAAAGCAATGAGGGTGTTATCCTCATCGCAGCCACCAACCGCCCAGACGTTCTTGACCCGGCCTTGCTGCGCCCTGGCCGCTTTGACCGCCAAGTGGTGGTGCCTAACCCCGATGTCAGCGGGCGTGAGCAGATTCTGCGCGTCCACATGAAGAAGCTGCCGCTTTCCTCTGATGTTGATCCACGCGTGATCGCGCGTGGTACGCCTGGCTTCTCTGGTGCGGAACTTTCCAACCTTGTTAATGAGGCGGCCCTCTTTGCTGCACGCCAAGGCAGCCGCTGCGTCACCATGAAGCAGTTTGAAGAAGCCAAGGATAAGGTCATGATGGGCTCTGAGCGCCGCTCCATGGTCATGACGGAGGACGAGAAGCGCCGCACCGCTTACCATGAAGGCGCCCACGCCCTGTGCGCTGCCATGACGCCGGGATCTGACGCCATCCACAAAGCTACCATCGTGCCGCGTGGCCAGGCTTTGGGCATGGTCATGACCTTGCCTGAGAAGGACAACATCTCCTACAGCCGCAAATGGTGCTTGGCGCGCCTGGTCATCGCCATGGGCGGCCGCATTGGTGAGGAGGTGATGTTCGGCACGGAGGAGGTGAGCGCTGGCGCCTCTGGTGACATCAAGGGGGCCAGCCAAATCGCCCGCCGTATGGTGACGCAATGGGGCATGAGCGACCGCATGGGCATGGTAGCTTATGACGATCCTCAGACGGTTTCCGCCAAAATGCAAAATGAGGTGGATGAAGAGGTCCGCCGCCTAATTGATGAAGCCTACGTTCAGGCCAAAAGCCTGGTGCAGGCCAATATGGACATCCTCCATCGTTTGGCCAGTGCCCTGCTTGAGCGTGAGACCCTGACGGGTGATGAAATCAAGGCCATCATCAAAGGGCAGACCTTGGGCAATGGCCCTGAGGGGCACGGCCCTGGCGCAGGCCCCCATGCGCCCGCTGGCAGCGCTGCAGCACCAGCCCACGGTCGTTCCTCCCTACCGCAAGTGACGGCGGCAGCGCGCAGCCACCATGGGGACCAGCCAGCGGAGGCCTGA
- the tolB gene encoding Tol-Pal system beta propeller repeat protein TolB: MGLEHEGKKPASLILPEKARPSLVTSRRRLLQGGTTALLLAGLGTWARPLQAMAGDAEITVDKAHQDPIPVLVPVFNGPYGAQISSVVGADLDSTGLFRVMGGPAEATPDLAALKARGLRAAVEGTVSGSGTLRVEMRLWDVTSGQLLQGTAYSAPANDWRRIAHIIADAIYERLLGEPGYFDTSIAYIARTGPRRHQQTRLAIMDYDGANVRYLTSGRWLTLEPRFSPSGTQVAFLSYADNRPRVYLYDLPTGQQRLLGQFEGISYAPRFAPDGRSVVLAVTTRNGGSDIYSVDLGTGTRHQLTDAPGVIDTSPCYSPDGRQIVFNSDRGGSPQLYVMNADGSGAHRISYGAGHYGSPVWSPRGDLIAFTRMQHGQFSLGVMNPDGSGERTLTRGFTVESPSFAPNGREIVFCRQNAAGQGGAGFSSSLGMIDVSGFNEHTVRTPTGASDPAWSPLRH; this comes from the coding sequence ATGGGTCTAGAACATGAAGGCAAAAAGCCCGCTTCTCTCATTCTGCCTGAGAAGGCCCGGCCAAGCCTGGTGACAAGCCGCCGCCGCCTGCTCCAAGGGGGCACGACGGCGTTGCTTCTGGCAGGCTTGGGCACATGGGCCAGGCCGCTTCAGGCTATGGCCGGTGATGCTGAAATCACGGTCGACAAAGCCCACCAGGACCCCATCCCCGTTCTGGTGCCTGTGTTCAACGGCCCTTATGGCGCCCAGATCAGCTCTGTTGTGGGGGCGGACCTCGACAGCACAGGCCTGTTCCGCGTGATGGGCGGTCCTGCTGAAGCCACCCCAGACCTAGCTGCCCTCAAGGCGCGCGGCCTGCGCGCCGCAGTGGAGGGGACCGTCAGCGGCAGTGGCACGCTGCGGGTGGAGATGCGCCTGTGGGACGTGACAAGTGGCCAGCTCCTCCAAGGTACCGCTTACAGTGCTCCTGCTAACGACTGGCGGCGCATTGCCCACATCATCGCTGATGCCATCTATGAACGCCTTTTGGGGGAGCCAGGCTACTTCGACACCAGCATTGCCTACATCGCCCGCACAGGCCCGCGCCGCCACCAGCAGACGCGCCTGGCCATTATGGATTACGATGGCGCCAATGTGCGCTACCTGACCTCCGGGCGTTGGCTGACGCTTGAACCGCGCTTCAGCCCCTCTGGCACGCAGGTCGCCTTCCTGTCCTATGCTGACAACCGCCCCCGCGTTTACCTCTATGACCTGCCCACAGGCCAGCAGCGCCTCCTGGGGCAGTTTGAAGGCATTTCCTATGCACCCCGCTTTGCGCCAGACGGGCGCTCTGTTGTGCTAGCTGTCACCACCCGCAATGGTGGTTCTGACATTTACAGCGTTGATTTGGGCACAGGCACGCGCCACCAGCTGACAGATGCCCCTGGCGTGATCGACACCAGCCCCTGCTACAGCCCTGACGGGCGACAGATCGTCTTCAACTCCGACCGTGGCGGCAGCCCCCAGCTGTACGTCATGAATGCGGATGGCAGCGGCGCGCACCGCATTTCTTATGGCGCTGGCCATTATGGATCGCCTGTGTGGTCACCGCGTGGCGACCTCATCGCCTTCACCAGGATGCAGCATGGCCAGTTCTCCCTGGGCGTCATGAACCCAGACGGCTCTGGCGAGCGCACCTTGACGCGTGGCTTCACTGTGGAAAGCCCAAGCTTCGCCCCTAATGGGCGTGAGATCGTCTTCTGCCGCCAGAACGCGGCTGGCCAAGGGGGCGCTGGCTTCAGCAGCAGCTTGGGCATGATTGACGTCTCAGGCTTTAATGAGCACACGGTGCGCACCCCCACGGGTGCTTCAGACCCTGCCTGGTCCCCCTTGCGCCACTAA
- the tolQ gene encoding protein TolQ: MEQNMAAGAAQAVSQASLQPAGGLSPLQLFLHASLTVQLVMVGLFLCSVFVWAVIIQKVIFLKRLNKEATVFENRFWAGGSLDALYENEGVRPSGPMAAVFGAAMAEWRRSHAGGVDMTRPATQERIDRAINVTIARENERLTRFMSALATIGPVAPFVGLFGTVWGIMHAFDAIGAMHNTNLSVVAPGISEALFATALGLLTAIPAYVAYNLLSRAIDSFDERMENFGTEFAAILSRQSEEQRARALKGAPQPTSDLQGQG; encoded by the coding sequence ATGGAGCAGAACATGGCGGCAGGTGCCGCACAAGCCGTTTCCCAAGCAAGCCTTCAACCGGCAGGGGGACTTTCCCCCTTGCAGCTGTTCCTCCATGCCTCCCTTACCGTGCAGCTTGTCATGGTGGGGCTGTTCCTGTGCAGCGTGTTTGTGTGGGCTGTCATCATCCAGAAGGTTATTTTCCTCAAGCGCCTCAACAAGGAAGCCACTGTGTTTGAGAATCGCTTCTGGGCGGGCGGCTCCCTCGATGCGCTTTATGAAAACGAGGGCGTGCGCCCCTCTGGCCCCATGGCGGCGGTGTTTGGCGCGGCCATGGCTGAATGGCGCCGCTCTCATGCTGGTGGGGTGGACATGACGCGCCCAGCCACGCAGGAACGCATCGACCGCGCCATCAACGTCACCATCGCGCGCGAGAATGAGCGCCTCACACGTTTTATGTCGGCGTTGGCCACTATTGGCCCTGTGGCGCCTTTCGTGGGGCTTTTCGGCACGGTGTGGGGCATTATGCACGCTTTTGACGCCATCGGGGCCATGCACAACACCAACCTTTCCGTTGTGGCGCCTGGCATTTCGGAAGCCCTCTTCGCCACAGCATTGGGTTTGTTGACGGCCATTCCAGCTTACGTGGCCTATAACCTCCTCTCCCGCGCCATCGATAGCTTCGATGAGCGCATGGAGAATTTCGGCACTGAATTCGCAGCTATCCTCTCCCGCCAATCGGAGGAGCAACGTGCCCGCGCCCTCAAGGGCGCCCCCCAGCCAACCAGCGACCTCCAGGGCCAGGGCTGA
- the pal gene encoding peptidoglycan-associated lipoprotein Pal, which yields MTVNKNWTRLAAVTLMGLLAACGGPDNNGAGTGASNGAGNGMGNGGISASSMGGPGSQSDLAATAGDRVYFPLNQNDLTADARATLNKQAAWLAKYPQVNVQIAGNCDDRGTEEYNIALGQRRANAVRDYLEAQGVPENRMSTISYGKDRPAVDGDTESAWAQDRNAITNVE from the coding sequence ATGACGGTTAACAAGAACTGGACCCGCCTTGCCGCGGTGACGTTGATGGGGCTTTTGGCAGCTTGCGGTGGGCCAGACAACAATGGCGCCGGCACGGGTGCTAGCAATGGCGCAGGCAACGGCATGGGCAATGGTGGCATCTCAGCTTCTAGCATGGGTGGGCCTGGCAGCCAGAGCGACCTGGCTGCCACAGCTGGGGACAGGGTGTACTTCCCCCTCAACCAGAATGACCTAACAGCTGATGCGCGCGCCACGCTTAACAAGCAGGCTGCCTGGTTGGCTAAGTACCCCCAGGTCAATGTGCAGATTGCCGGCAACTGTGATGACCGCGGCACGGAAGAATACAACATCGCCCTTGGCCAGCGGCGTGCCAATGCCGTGCGTGATTACTTGGAGGCCCAAGGCGTGCCTGAAAACCGCATGAGCACCATTTCCTACGGCAAGGACCGCCCTGCAGTGGATGGTGACACGGAATCCGCCTGGGCCCAGGACCGCAACGCCATCACGAATGTTGAGTGA
- the tilS gene encoding tRNA lysidine(34) synthetase TilS, with product MKPAVGDGSNLAGHFPTLLARMGGRVFWASGAPVGVAVSGGADSTALAWLAAHTLPSVKAFVVDHGLRPESGQEADQTLQCLKAMGVAARKLTLTGLPHQGLQANARQGRYRALEHACAEEGIVALMVAHHENDQLETWWMRHLHGTAVQGQAGMAPISLRGRCAVLRPLLSVKRDALRAHLRQHHVPWCEDPSNQNRAFKRVALRQDMTESEKRQAQLLGQVAQRGAGQLDRAMALWLARHATWHGEGWFTLGLEAALASAVGEAPLEGNQAVQAVRHMLRLVGGSTYPPPLVAVAALMVQGCGTLAGARLQAVPRGWQIMREGRARNAAWVPAHDGAYWDGRWRLSCPGRQLDAMVQNPAGQQLSVGALGGQAGWVRSLLGRGKRHVPLRVLETLPALWRYPASGVSQFTPPSQAVLVGLPRLGVLAGLAPVLPQFDFMWDSGAAITGNQLWPS from the coding sequence TTGAAGCCTGCTGTGGGGGACGGTAGCAACCTGGCTGGGCATTTCCCCACTTTGCTGGCCAGGATGGGGGGGCGGGTTTTCTGGGCCAGCGGTGCCCCTGTGGGGGTTGCTGTCTCTGGCGGGGCTGATTCAACCGCCCTTGCCTGGCTTGCCGCCCACACGCTGCCTTCTGTAAAGGCTTTTGTGGTTGACCATGGGCTGCGCCCTGAATCAGGCCAGGAAGCTGACCAAACCTTGCAGTGCCTGAAGGCCATGGGGGTAGCGGCACGCAAGCTCACCCTGACAGGCCTGCCCCACCAGGGGCTGCAGGCCAATGCCCGGCAAGGCCGTTACAGAGCCTTGGAGCACGCTTGCGCTGAAGAGGGCATTGTCGCCCTGATGGTTGCCCACCACGAAAACGACCAGCTTGAGACCTGGTGGATGCGCCACCTGCACGGCACAGCTGTGCAGGGCCAGGCTGGCATGGCGCCCATCAGCCTGCGTGGGCGCTGCGCTGTGCTGCGCCCCCTGCTTTCTGTGAAGCGGGATGCTTTGCGGGCGCACCTGCGCCAACACCATGTGCCGTGGTGTGAGGACCCCTCCAACCAAAACAGGGCCTTTAAACGCGTGGCATTGCGCCAGGACATGACAGAATCTGAAAAACGCCAAGCGCAGCTGTTGGGGCAAGTGGCGCAGCGTGGCGCTGGCCAGCTGGACAGGGCCATGGCGCTTTGGCTGGCGCGCCATGCCACCTGGCATGGTGAGGGGTGGTTCACCTTGGGGCTGGAGGCAGCCTTGGCTAGTGCTGTTGGGGAAGCCCCCCTGGAGGGCAACCAGGCCGTGCAGGCTGTGCGCCACATGCTGCGCCTGGTTGGTGGCAGTACCTATCCACCCCCCCTGGTGGCTGTCGCCGCTTTGATGGTGCAAGGTTGTGGCACTTTGGCAGGAGCGCGTTTGCAGGCAGTGCCCCGCGGCTGGCAAATCATGCGGGAAGGGCGTGCGCGCAATGCAGCCTGGGTCCCTGCCCATGACGGTGCTTATTGGGATGGTCGCTGGCGGCTTTCCTGCCCTGGGCGCCAGCTTGATGCCATGGTTCAAAATCCTGCTGGGCAGCAGCTTAGCGTGGGCGCGCTGGGTGGGCAGGCAGGGTGGGTTCGGTCCTTGCTGGGCAGGGGCAAACGCCATGTTCCTTTGAGGGTGTTGGAGACCTTGCCAGCCTTGTGGCGTTACCCAGCAAGTGGCGTGAGCCAGTTCACGCCCCCTAGCCAGGCTGTGCTGGTGGGGCTGCCCAGGCTGGGCGTGTTGGCAGGCCTTGCCCCGGTGCTGCCGCAGTTTGATTTTATGTGGGATAGCGGTGCCGCCATCACGGGCAATCAGCTTTGGCCATCGTGA
- a CDS encoding YbgC/FadM family acyl-CoA thioesterase has protein sequence MMTLPGPLPLDAGHKCRFRVYYEDTDAGGIVYHARYLAFAERARAEALRAHGLEVGKLAQEGVSFVARHLEVDYKFPLRLDEVFEVQTTVTKQHGARLCLQQRILAVEGDGQRVAVLLQVELACVHTHSGKPQRIPSSCQRALRGLELPNQLSS, from the coding sequence ATGATGACCCTCCCCGGTCCCTTGCCGCTTGACGCAGGGCACAAGTGCCGTTTCAGGGTTTACTATGAGGATACGGACGCTGGCGGCATCGTCTACCACGCGCGCTACCTGGCCTTTGCTGAGCGTGCCCGCGCGGAGGCGCTGCGCGCCCATGGACTGGAGGTAGGCAAGCTTGCGCAGGAGGGGGTGAGTTTCGTAGCGCGCCATCTGGAGGTGGACTACAAATTCCCTCTGCGCTTGGATGAGGTGTTCGAGGTCCAGACCACCGTCACCAAACAACATGGAGCGCGGCTGTGCCTGCAGCAGCGCATTCTGGCGGTGGAGGGGGACGGCCAGCGGGTGGCCGTGCTGCTGCAGGTGGAGCTTGCCTGCGTGCACACGCATTCAGGCAAGCCGCAGCGCATACCCTCATCATGCCAGCGCGCCCTGCGTGGGCTTGAGCTGCCAAACCAGCTCTCAAGCTGA
- the tolR gene encoding protein TolR, producing MAIGQKRARRRPEAAINVTPLVDVMLVLLIIFMVAAPMMTSGISVDLPKASAKPLNTDTKPITVSMKSDGSVWIGDAPISEDALVSRLLTDSHNDTSRRVFVRADAKIDYGQVMKLMGVITSGGFTHVALLAQAQSEH from the coding sequence ATGGCGATAGGGCAGAAACGGGCGCGCCGCCGGCCAGAAGCCGCCATTAACGTCACCCCCTTGGTGGATGTGATGCTGGTGCTGCTGATCATCTTCATGGTGGCAGCGCCCATGATGACAAGCGGCATCAGCGTTGACCTGCCCAAGGCCAGCGCCAAGCCCCTCAACACGGACACCAAACCCATCACAGTCTCCATGAAGTCGGACGGCAGCGTGTGGATCGGTGACGCGCCCATCAGTGAGGATGCGCTCGTCAGCCGCCTACTGACTGATTCGCACAATGACACTTCGCGCCGGGTCTTCGTGCGGGCGGACGCCAAGATCGACTATGGCCAGGTGATGAAGCTCATGGGGGTCATTACCTCTGGTGGCTTCACGCATGTGGCGCTTCTGGCCCAGGCCCAGAGCGAGCATTGA
- a CDS encoding energy transducer TonB, translated as MNAPPDNAAPVAVGPMVRQSNPARVGVAASVVLHGLMILALLWAVDESAPPLPPQPEQSVDMVFEPTPDSHPAPHSAVRAPHPAPQMPEPKPQPPQPEPAKEPKPEPPPPSPPPPPEATSHPKPTPEVKHAARTPVKVETPAPSMIEAGHKKAPKTKAPVEAKLQAPEHKVEKNPPKPMASHTHQPRQAPKHQANSDSLLATLDEFRTKEKQTRPPKARASAPVSGGVRKGGGSPDSDTKALGLGEQKAIGSAVRRCYSEDTAARDYASFTAHLVVTVDERGMARLVKFAPETAARMASDPLYRARAERARAAVLSPECSHLPVPSRLLGSVRQFRFVFRP; from the coding sequence TTGAACGCCCCCCCAGACAACGCGGCCCCTGTGGCGGTGGGCCCCATGGTGCGGCAAAGTAACCCGGCGCGCGTGGGGGTTGCGGCGTCCGTAGTGCTGCATGGCCTGATGATTCTGGCCCTGCTTTGGGCAGTAGATGAAAGCGCCCCCCCCTTGCCGCCCCAGCCTGAGCAATCAGTGGACATGGTCTTTGAACCAACGCCTGATTCACACCCAGCCCCCCACAGTGCTGTGCGCGCCCCCCATCCCGCACCGCAGATGCCAGAGCCCAAACCGCAGCCCCCCCAGCCAGAGCCCGCTAAGGAACCCAAGCCTGAGCCGCCCCCTCCTTCGCCACCGCCACCACCTGAGGCAACCTCCCATCCCAAGCCCACGCCGGAGGTCAAACATGCCGCGCGCACTCCAGTGAAGGTGGAAACGCCAGCCCCCAGCATGATTGAGGCCGGCCATAAAAAGGCGCCCAAAACCAAGGCCCCTGTGGAAGCCAAGCTGCAGGCCCCTGAACACAAGGTGGAGAAGAACCCCCCCAAACCCATGGCTTCGCACACGCACCAGCCGCGCCAGGCCCCTAAGCACCAAGCCAACAGTGATTCGCTGCTGGCCACGCTTGACGAGTTCAGGACCAAGGAAAAGCAGACCCGCCCCCCCAAAGCCCGCGCTAGCGCACCTGTCAGCGGTGGCGTGCGCAAAGGGGGCGGTTCGCCTGATTCAGACACTAAGGCCTTAGGCCTGGGGGAGCAGAAGGCCATCGGCAGTGCTGTGCGCCGTTGCTATTCCGAAGACACGGCAGCGCGTGATTACGCCAGTTTCACAGCGCACCTGGTGGTCACAGTCGATGAGCGCGGCATGGCGCGGCTTGTGAAATTCGCCCCTGAAACAGCAGCCCGCATGGCTTCGGACCCGCTCTACAGGGCGCGTGCTGAGCGCGCGCGCGCAGCGGTGCTAAGCCCTGAATGCTCCCATTTGCCAGTGCCCTCACGCCTTCTTGGGTCTGTGCGACAGTTCCGTTTCGTGTTCAGGCCTTAA
- the glmM gene encoding phosphoglucosamine mutase, protein MAKRAFFGTDGIRGQANQSPMTVEVAQKLGQAAGLLFRRRHGRHTVVVGKDTRLSGYMIESALVSGFLSAGLDVTLVGPLPTPAVGFLTRSLRADLGVMISASHNPYTDNGIKLFGPDGFKLTDDVEAEIERLMQSDLSERLAPPRDIGKATRLNDAAGRYIENVKSSFPRGLRLDGLKVVVDCANGSAYKVAPAALWELGAEVITMGCDPDGLNINDGVGSTHPEALRQAVLAHGADCGIALDGDADRVLMVDEHGRLVDGDQILALIARSWKKRGCLAGDGIVATVMSNMALERLLAEEGITLHRTAVGDRYVVERMRAQGGNLGGEQSGHVVLSDYATTGDGLMAALQVLAVMVETGQPASQVCRQFTPWPQKLVNIRYQGPSPLNHPDVKALEGRVNADLGSDGRLLLRASGTEPLIRIMVEGRDENRVAATVEEVRLAIEAVLATRADEE, encoded by the coding sequence ATGGCAAAGCGCGCGTTCTTCGGCACTGATGGCATCCGGGGCCAGGCTAACCAATCCCCCATGACGGTGGAGGTGGCCCAGAAGTTGGGCCAGGCGGCAGGGCTGCTGTTCAGGCGGCGTCATGGCCGCCACACCGTTGTGGTGGGCAAGGACACGCGCCTTTCAGGGTACATGATTGAATCAGCCCTTGTTTCAGGTTTCCTCTCAGCAGGGTTGGACGTCACGCTTGTGGGGCCGCTGCCCACGCCTGCGGTGGGGTTTTTGACGCGCTCGCTGCGTGCTGACCTGGGGGTGATGATCTCTGCCTCCCACAATCCTTACACAGACAATGGCATCAAGCTATTTGGCCCTGATGGCTTCAAGCTGACAGACGATGTTGAGGCGGAGATTGAACGCCTGATGCAGTCTGACCTCTCAGAACGTTTGGCACCGCCGCGCGACATTGGCAAAGCAACGCGCCTTAATGACGCGGCAGGGCGCTACATTGAGAACGTCAAGTCGTCCTTCCCGCGGGGGCTGCGCCTTGATGGGCTCAAAGTGGTGGTGGATTGCGCCAATGGCTCCGCTTACAAAGTGGCGCCTGCCGCCCTGTGGGAACTGGGCGCTGAAGTCATCACCATGGGGTGCGACCCAGATGGGCTGAACATCAACGATGGTGTGGGCTCCACCCACCCGGAGGCCTTGCGCCAAGCTGTGCTAGCCCATGGCGCTGATTGCGGCATTGCCCTTGATGGTGACGCTGACCGGGTGCTGATGGTGGATGAGCATGGCCGCCTGGTTGATGGCGACCAAATCCTGGCCTTAATTGCGCGTTCTTGGAAAAAGCGTGGCTGCCTGGCTGGCGATGGGATCGTTGCCACCGTCATGTCCAACATGGCTTTGGAACGCTTGCTGGCTGAGGAGGGCATCACCCTCCACCGCACTGCTGTGGGTGACCGTTACGTTGTGGAGCGTATGCGGGCCCAGGGGGGCAATCTGGGCGGGGAGCAGTCAGGCCATGTTGTGCTTTCCGATTACGCCACCACAGGTGACGGCCTGATGGCCGCCCTGCAAGTGCTGGCTGTGATGGTGGAAACAGGCCAGCCTGCCAGCCAGGTTTGCCGCCAGTTCACCCCATGGCCGCAAAAGCTGGTGAACATCCGCTACCAAGGCCCAAGCCCCTTGAACCACCCAGATGTGAAAGCCCTGGAAGGGCGCGTGAACGCGGACCTGGGCAGTGATGGGCGCCTTTTGCTGCGTGCCAGTGGGACAGAGCCCCTTATCCGCATCATGGTGGAGGGGCGCGATGAAAACCGTGTGGCCGCCACCGTTGAAGAAGTGCGCCTGGCTATTGAAGCGGTTTTAGCTACACGCGCTGACGAGGAGTGA